Proteins encoded in a region of the Delphinus delphis chromosome 13, mDelDel1.2, whole genome shotgun sequence genome:
- the ZNF664 gene encoding zinc finger protein 664: MIYKCPMCREFFSERADLFMHQKIHTAEKPHKCDKCDKGFFHLSELHIHWRDHTGEKAYKCDDCGKDFSTTTKLNRHKKIHTVEKPYKCYECGKAFNWSSHLQIHMRVHTGEKPYVCSECGRGFSNSSNLCMHQRVHTGEKPFKCEECGKAFRHTSSLCMHQRVHTGEKPYKCYECGKAFSQSSSLCIHQRVHTGEKPYRCCGCGKAFSQSSSLCIHQRVHTGEKPFKCDECGKAFSQSTSLCIHQRVHTKERNHLKISVI; the protein is encoded by the coding sequence ATGATCTACAAGTGCCCCATGTGTAGGGAATTCTTCTCTGAGAGAGCAGATCTTTTTATGCATCAGAAAATTCACACTGCTGAGAAGCCCCATAAGTGTGACAAGTGCGACAAGGGTTTCTTTCATCTGTCAGAGCTCCATATCCATTGGAGAGACCACACGGGAGAGAAGGCGTATAAATGTGATGATTGCGGGAAGGACTTTAGCACCACGACAAAGCTCAATAGACACAAGAAGATCCACACGGTGGAGAAGCCCTATAAGTGCTACGAGTGCGGCAAAGCCTTCAACTGGAGCTCACACCTTCAGATTCACATGAGAGTTCACACAGGTGAGAAACCCTATGTCTGTAGTGAGTGCGGAAGGGGCTTTAGCAATAGTTCAAACCTCTGCATGCATCAGAGAGTCCACACCGGAGAGAAGCCCTTTAAATGTGAAGAGTGCGGGAAGGCCTTCAGGCACACTTCTAGCCTCTGCATGCATCAGAGAGTCCACACAGGAGAGAAGCCCTATAAATGCTATgagtgtgggaaggccttcagccAGAGCTCGAGCCTCTGCATCCATCAGAGAGTGCACACCGGGGAGAAGCCCTATAGATGCTGTGggtgtgggaaggccttcagccAGAGCTCGAGCCTCTGCATCCATCAGAGAGTGCACACGGGGGAGAAACCTTTCAAATGTGATgagtgtgggaaggccttcagtCAGAGCACCAGCCTCTGCATCCACCAGAGAGTGCACACAAAGGAGAGAAACCATCTCAAAATATCAGTTATATAA